GGTTGGATTAGAAGGATCTCTATAATCTACTACAACCCCATGTGCTTGTTTGAATTTTTCTGGAGAAAGAAAGCTATCCCCCCCAAATTTACGAATGAAATTTCCTTTAGAATCGTATTGCAAGATAAATTGAGAACCATACCCATCTGCCACATAAATATTTCCGTTTGGACCAATAGCGGTTTCCGTTGGTTTAAAAGGCGCATGCACATCATAAGCTCCAATTTTAGTAGGTGATGCAATTTCTAAAAGAACCCTACCATCTAAATTGGTCTTTATAACCCTTCCTAGAGAAGGGTCTGTGATATATAAAAATTCAGCTCCACCTTCCTCATGAATGGTAAGGCCATGTGCGCCCGGCAAATTGAGTGTCCAGCTATGCAAAAGCCCACCAGATTTGTCATAGATTAACACATTGTTCTTAGCATGATCGGTAAGCATAATAAGCCTACCTTTTTTATCCATCACCATTTCATGGCAATTGTTAACCGGATATTTTTTAGGATCTAAATCTCCCCAACCCACTTCAACTCTATATTTAAAATCACCGTGACCAATGATTTCTTCACTGAGATTAACTTTTGAATTATTAATGTAGAACGGCACAGTGGACATTGTTAAAAGCCCTCCTGTACCCATGGTTGTTTTTTTCATGAATTCTCTTCTTGTTGACATGCTAACTAGGCTAAAATATCTTTTACTACATGACCATGAACATCGGTCAAACGGTATCTTCTCCCTTGGTGTTTAAAGGTAAGCTTTTCATGATCTATACCCAATAAATGCATTAGGGTAGCCTGAAAATCATGTACATGTACCCCGTTGCGAGAAACATTATAACTAAAATCATCGGTTTCGCCGTAGACCATCCCCGCCTTCACTCCTGCACCCGCCATCCACATGGTAAAACAACCCGGGTGATGGTCCCTGCCATAACTTTCCGCAGTTAGTCTACCTTGCGAGAAACTGGTACGGCCAAATTCCCCTCCCCAAACTACTAACGTATCCTCCAGAAGTCCGCGTTGCTTTAAATCCGTAATTAAACCAGCTGTTGCTTGATCCGTACTCAATGCCTGTCTTTTTATACCATTGGGAAGACCACCATGTTGATCCCACCCCATGTGGTACAACTGAATGAATTTTACATCCTTCTCAGCAAGTCGTCTTGCCTGAATACAATTTGCAGCATAGGTGCCCGGAATTTTAGCATCCTCACCATATAATTCATAAACGTGGTCCGGCTCATTGGAAGTGTCTACAGCATCCGGCACCGAATTCTGCATACGGTACGCCATTTCATATTGATTTATTTTAGATTGAATTTCCGGATCTTTCCAGATATCATACTGTTGGTTGTTCAATTCGGAAATATAGTCCAATGCACGCCTACGGTCATGATCATGCACCCCATGCGGATTGTTCAAATACAACACCGGATCTTTCCCAGAACGAAACTGAACTCCTTGGTGATGAGAAGGCAAAAATCCATTGCCCCATGCCGCTGAGCTTAAGGGTTGGGCCCCTCCTCCTTTGGAAAGCATAACCACAAAATTGGGTAAATCCTTATTATCACTCCCCAAACCATAACTTAACCACGACCCAATTGAAGGCCTGCCGCTTAACTGGGACCCCGTTTGCATAAACATAACTGCCGGCTCATGGTTAATGGC
This genomic interval from Zobellia roscoffensis contains the following:
- a CDS encoding NHL repeat-containing protein codes for the protein MKKTTMGTGGLLTMSTVPFYINNSKVNLSEEIIGHGDFKYRVEVGWGDLDPKKYPVNNCHEMVMDKKGRLIMLTDHAKNNVLIYDKSGGLLHSWTLNLPGAHGLTIHEEGGAEFLYITDPSLGRVIKTNLDGRVLLEIASPTKIGAYDVHAPFKPTETAIGPNGNIYVADGYGSQFILQYDSKGNFIRKFGGDSFLSPEKFKQAHGVVVDYRDPSNPTLLCTARIKNSFKRFSLEGEYIEDYYMPGLFVSRPVIDDENVYSGVCFGMEEGNFNMHANKGFVTILDKDNKVVSNPGGTEPVYENGTLKLMFQEKPIFKHCHDVCVDGDKNLYVCQWNAGGVYPYKLHRV
- a CDS encoding DUF1501 domain-containing protein; protein product: MRDIHEQKKFEDTRRGFLKKASLGFGSIALSSLLGPTESFANDLLVSKRPSLVNANGGALGGTHFPAKAKRIIYLFQSGGPSQIETFDYKPSLAKWHGQEIPDSVRGTQRNSGMVTSQSTFPLVQSIFDFKQHGQSGAWVSELFPHTAGVVDDLCIIKSMYTEAINHEPAVMFMQTGSQLSGRPSIGSWLSYGLGSDNKDLPNFVVMLSKGGGAQPLSSAAWGNGFLPSHHQGVQFRSGKDPVLYLNNPHGVHDHDRRRALDYISELNNQQYDIWKDPEIQSKINQYEMAYRMQNSVPDAVDTSNEPDHVYELYGEDAKIPGTYAANCIQARRLAEKDVKFIQLYHMGWDQHGGLPNGIKRQALSTDQATAGLITDLKQRGLLEDTLVVWGGEFGRTSFSQGRLTAESYGRDHHPGCFTMWMAGAGVKAGMVYGETDDFSYNVSRNGVHVHDFQATLMHLLGIDHEKLTFKHQGRRYRLTDVHGHVVKDILA